In the genome of bacterium, the window GTGAGAATTACCAGGGCATCACATCCATTTGCTGTGTCGTATGAGTCTTTACAATAGGTAACTTCTTTCAGGATTCCTTTGGCAACTGGAATTGCTACCGGGTCATAAACTTTAATTTTTGCCTCTTCTTTCTGGAGCATTTGAATTATCTCAATTGAAGGAGCATTTCGCATGTCGTCAGTTTTGGGCTTGAAAGCAAGTCCTAAAATACCGATTGTCTTATCTTTTATATTCCATACGGCATCCCTAACTTTACCTACCAGAAGCTCCCTCTGCTGGTGGTTTATCTTTTCCACAACCTTGAGGAGCTCGAAGTCATAACCTAACTTCTGGGTAATTCCTACAAATGCCTGCAAATCTTTAGGTAAACAGGCTCCACCAAAACCAATCCCGGCATTGAGAAAATCCCGTCCAATCCTTTTGTCACACCCTATTCCCTCAGCAACTTTCTTTATATCGGCACCTGCCTTTTCACAAATATTGGCAATAGAGTTTATGTAGGAAACCTTCATTGCTAAGAATGAATTGGAGGCATGCTTGATTATCTCTGCACTCTCAATATCTGTAACGATGATTGGAGCATCGAGGGGCTGGTATAGTTCTCTCATAATCCTTTCTGCTTTCTTAGACTCTACTCCCAGGACGATACGGTCGGGATGCATAGTATCATACACTGCCGAGCCTTCACGTAGAAATTCGGGATTGGAAACAATGTCAAAATTGATACTTTTCTTATTATTCAATTTTACTGTGCGGGAAATCCACTTCCCTGTCTCTACCGGCACTGTGCTTTTCTCCACTATTATCTTGTAACCCTTCATTGTTTGAGCTACTTCCCGGGAGACAGCTTCAACAAAACAGAGGTCTGCCTCTCCATCCGGTTTGGGAGGGGTGTTAACAGCAATAAAGATAATTTCTGAATTGTTAACTCCTTCCTTGATATTCGTAGTAAAAGAAAGCCTTCCAGCACGGACATTTCTCTTTACAAGTTCTTCCAGGCCAGGCTCGTATATAGGCATCTCTCCCCTGTTCAAACTGGCTATTTTCTCTTCATTATTGTCCACACAAATCACTCTATTTCCCAATTCTGCCAGGCAAGCGCCGGTGACCAGTCCTACATGACCGGTTCCGATTATGCTCACCTTTTTGCCTTTTCTTTTCTTCTTAA includes:
- a CDS encoding UDP-glucose/GDP-mannose dehydrogenase family protein: MVKLSKKKKIKKKRKGKKVSIIGTGHVGLVTGACLAELGNRVICVDNNEEKIASLNRGEMPIYEPGLEELVKRNVRAGRLSFTTNIKEGVNNSEIIFIAVNTPPKPDGEADLCFVEAVSREVAQTMKGYKIIVEKSTVPVETGKWISRTVKLNNKKSINFDIVSNPEFLREGSAVYDTMHPDRIVLGVESKKAERIMRELYQPLDAPIIVTDIESAEIIKHASNSFLAMKVSYINSIANICEKAGADIKKVAEGIGCDKRIGRDFLNAGIGFGGACLPKDLQAFVGITQKLGYDFELLKVVEKINHQQRELLVGKVRDAVWNIKDKTIGILGLAFKPKTDDMRNAPSIEIIQMLQKEEAKIKVYDPVAIPVAKGILKEVTYCKDSYDTANGCDALVILTEWEEFKKLDLKKIKRLMKAPIIVDGRNVFEPEKMKSLGFIYKSIGR